One genomic region from Vitis riparia cultivar Riparia Gloire de Montpellier isolate 1030 chromosome 17, EGFV_Vit.rip_1.0, whole genome shotgun sequence encodes:
- the LOC117904165 gene encoding uncharacterized protein LOC117904165, with protein MDYRLENLSLSVDEEEELVLDTGEDGSTTQSFDLCLIGRFLTDRMINFNAMKHRLASVWRPGKGICIKEINKQLFLFQFFHIVDLKRVLEGGPWTFDNHLLILHHLKQGAIPTAIPLFHVMFWIQVYDIPVGSMSLNVGKQLGNFIGKFVDYDINNNAGLWRNFMRIRVLLDVRQPLKRWKKIRKPQGEWSLVHFKYERLSTFCYLCGMLGHSEKFCDKLFSITDGDIKREWSPDLRVPTRRGSEYGGERWLRETMENSTHADDSGYGNIARGSGYGSDFSIQGVISSESGGIKDFQTANRLPQILHGLQTFPTCTTKPSSSSHAEGHVITSGGDNMGFKENGLEIVEDKNAEGPSYFFKPFR; from the coding sequence ATGGATTATCGGCTGGAAAATCTCTCACTCTCAGTTGATGAGGAGGAGGAACTTGTTCTTGATACGGGTGAGGATGGGAGCACTACTCAGTCTTTTGATCTATGCCTCATTGGAAGGTTTCTCACTGATCGGATGATCAATTTTAATGCTATGAAACATCGCCTTGCCAGCGTTTGGAGACCCGGAAAAGGTATCTGTATCAAAGAAATCAACAAAcaacttttccttttccaattCTTCCATATTGTTGATTTGAAGAGAGTTCTTGAGGGAGGTCCATGGACTTTTGACAACCACCTACTCATTCTCCACCATCTAAAACAAGGTGCAATTCCAACTGCTATACCTTTATTTCATGTTATGTTTTGGATTCAAGTATATGATATTCCAGTGGGGTCTATGTCTCTTAATGTTGGTAAGCAACTTGGCAACTTTATTGGAAAATTTGTTGACTACGATATAAATAACAATGCTGGCCTGTGGAGAAATTTCATGCGTATTAGAGTTCTTCTGGATGTGAGGCAGCCATTAAAAAGGTGGAAGAAAATTCGAAAACCTCAGGGGGAGTGGTCCTTGGTTCACTTCAAATATGAACGGCTGAGCACTTTCTGTTATCTTTGTGGCATGTTAGGGCATTCAGAAAAATTTTGTGATAAACTTTTCTCTATAACTGATGGTGATATCAAAAGAGAATGGAGTCCGGATCTTCGTGTTCCAACGAGAAGAGGTTCTGAATATGGTGGAGAGCGATGGTTGCGGGAAACAATGGAGAATTCTACGCATGCAGACGATTCCGGGTATGGTAATATTGCTAGGGGATCAGGATATGGATCTGATTTTTCCATTCAAGGAGTAATCAGCTCCGAGTCTGGTGGGATCAAGGATTTTCAAACTGCTAACAGATTGCCGCAAATATTGCATGGATTACAAACTTTTCCCACGTGCACTACCAAGCCATCTAGTTCCTCTCATGCAGAGGGTCACGTGATTACTTCAGGAGGTGATAATATGGGCTTTAAGGAAAATGGGCTGGAGATTGTGGAGGATAAAAACGCAGAAGGGCCGAGCTATTTTTTTAAGCCATTCAGATAG